A genomic segment from Cervus elaphus chromosome 14, mCerEla1.1, whole genome shotgun sequence encodes:
- the ITPKB gene encoding inositol-trisphosphate 3-kinase B isoform X2: MAMYCYALNSLVIMNSANQVKSGGGPRSSSNETPPPPGRAVLSPGSVFSPGSGSSFLFPPAESLSPEDPGSPPGWRSGRRRLNSSSGSSVGSPGWAGRLRGEGQQVVTAGTLSPPGPEEAKRKLRILQRELQNVQVNQKVGMFEAHIQAQSSATQPPRSPRLGRARSPSPCPLRSVSQPPGRVMVQSEERRTKSWGEQCPETSELESGRRGGTPSVRLSKDMEGVVAPFLRPSASSGSGAQGPSASERMEKVLPARPHCGSPTAMEVDKRGSPPLGTQNSQAPSLGLVRVNLSVDTDVAARATSTVPQHPHDLALVEPSERARELGGAHPLEVLAQSQGQSLGSETSLAPERGGPRRGEPPGKVGRGTLSGGMPGSGAPAADLRPEERAGNVQCPAELSEAPTWFRQGSRGSEGTQSGALVVRGAPPASNRVDEGSATLGLLGGSSSAQQGTPEVEAGVSSGGMLEPLPRCEAAKELKEPQYFPGDTVGVQPGSSRVWLGPMEEACLAWTCGTAVQSKGTWGGQPQGREAHLSPERLSPAQKDKPSLGEACGRNSIPAVIITDMGTDADAQEDRALEEAQGSPRGSLPLRKLSSSSASSTGFSSSYEDSEEDISSDPERCLDPNSAFLHTLDQQKPRVIVMVEPYQ; this comes from the exons ATGGCCATGTACTGCTATGCCCTCAACAGCCTGGTGATCATGAATAGCGCCAACCAGGTGAAGAGCGGCGGCGGCCCTCGGTCCAGCAGCAACGAGACGCCCCCGCCGCCAGGGAGGGCCGTGTTGAGCCCCGGCAGCGTTTTCAGCCCCGGGAGTggctcctctttcctcttcccccCAGCTGAGTCGTTGTCACCGGAGGACCCCGGGAGCCCCCCGGGCTGGCGGAGTGGCCGGCGCAGGCTGaatagcagcagcggcagcagcgtGGGCAGTCCGGGCTGGGCCGGCCGTCTAAGAGGGGAAGGGCAGCAGGTGGTGACCGCCGGTACCCTCTCCCCGCCCGGGCCGGAGGAGGCCAAGAGGAAGCTTCGAATCCTGCAGCGTGAGCTGCAGAACGTGCAGGTGAACCAGAAAGTGGGCATGTTCGAGGCGCACATCCAGGCGCAAAGCTCCGCCACGCAGCCGCCCCGCAGCCCGCGTCTGGGCAGGGCTCGTTCACCCTCCCCGTGCCCCTTGCGCAGCGTCAGTCAGCCCCCAGGAAGGGTCATGGTTCAGAGTGAGGAGCGGAGGACCAAGTCCTGGGGGGAACAATGTCCGGAGACTTCCGAGCTCGAATCCGGGAGAAGAGGAGGCACGCCCAGCGTCCGCCTCTCCAAGGACATGGAGGGAGTAGTGGCACCTTTTCTCCGCCCTTCGGCGTCGTCAGGATCAGGGGCTCAGGGTCCCAGCGCTTCGGAGAGAATGGAGAAGGTGCTCCCTGCCAGACCCCACTGTGGCTCACCCACTGCCATGGAAGTTGATAAGAGGGGGTCTCCTCCGTTGGGAACTCAGAACTCCCAAGCTCCCTCGTTGGGACTGGTCAGAGTGAACTTAAGCGTGGACACAGATGTGGCAGCTCGAGCCACATCCACCGTTCCACAGCATCCACACGACCTTGCCCTCGTTGAGCCGTCTGAGAGGGCCCGTGAACTTGGGGGTGCTCACCCCCTGGAGGTCCTGGCCCAGAGTCAGGGGCAGTCTCTTGGCAGTGAGACAAGCCTCGCCCCAGAGAGGGGCGGACCCCGCCGCGGAGAGCCCCCTgggaaggtggggagaggaaCGCTGTCCGGTGGCATGCCGGGCTCCGGGGCGCCTGCGGCGGACCTGAGGCCGGAGGAGAGGGCTGGGAACGTGCAGTGTCCGGCAGAGCTCTCTGAAGCTCCGACCTGGTTCAGGCAGGGTTCCAGAGGCTCTGAGGGGACACAGAGTGGGGCCCTAGTGGTCAGGGGGGCACCGCCGGCCTCTAACAGAGTGGATGAAGGGTCTGCGACGCTGGGCTTGCTTGGGGGCAGCAGCTCAGCACAACAAGGGACCCCGGAGGTGGAGGCTGGAGTTTCCTCTGGCGGAATGCTGGAGCCTTTGCCCCGCTGTGAAGCagcaaaagaactgaaagaaccCCAGTACTTTCCTGGGGACACGGTGGGCGTGCAGCCTGGGAGCTCCAGGGTTTGGCTGGGCCCCATGGAAGAAGCCTGTCTGGCCTGGACGTGTGGCACAGCGGTGCAATCCAAGGGGACTTGGGGAGGCCAGCCACAGGGCAGAGAAGCCCACCTCAGCCCAGAGCGGCTCTCCCCAGCACAGAAGGACAAGCCTTCCCTGGGAGAGGCCTGCGGCCGAAACAGCATCCCTGCCGTCATCATCACAGACATGGGTACAGACGCGGATGCCCAGGAGGACAGGGCCTTGGAGGAGGCGCAGGGAAGCCCTCGGGGCAGCCTGCCACTGAGGAaactctcctcttcctctgcctcctccactgGCTTCTCCTCCTCCTATGAGGACTCGGAGGAGGACATCTCCAGTGACCCTGAGCGCTGCCTGGACCCCAACTCTGCCTTCCTGCATACCCTGGACCAGCAGAAGCCCAGAGTG aTTGTTATGGTGGAGCCTTATCAGTGA